One window of Nakaseomyces glabratus chromosome A, complete sequence genomic DNA carries:
- the RET2 gene encoding coatomer subunit delta (CAGL0A04741g~Ortholog(s) have role in ER to Golgi vesicle-mediated transport, Golgi inheritance, Golgi localization, retrograde vesicle-mediated transport, Golgi to ER and COPI vesicle coat localization): MVVLAASITTRNGKPLLSRQFRELTKERTMELLSNFQGLVSNISSDHTFLEDEHVRYVYRPFDNYYIILITNRQSNIIQDLSTLNLFSSTVNSYLASYDELEIFDNSFEILSSFDEIVTMGYKENLSISQVETYLAMESHEERIQEIIERNKEIEATEERKRRAKEIARKEQERKLGIYGGEFETANLVANSQNRFMASNDPNVANALNSYYSHASPAAQQSYSKQQHPQSFQNLDNDVASTTRGMKGMKLGGGAQPAMSRKISTPSRPSRGQTAEPEEDKPQNNGILITIKETINAEITRDGVISSSELKGVMELRINDPELAQAKIKLADSMDVKDHSYQFKTHPNIDKNVFTSSKTIGLRDSSKSFPSNDNSLGVLRWRKVGLPDDKALIPLDVSTWVSPSSDNDGLFEVTIEYESRKDLENILFKVPVYTENVKINEDSDDSNAEIIAIDDEEGITIKVDSCPNGSSGVVSLLVEAEFEDALFPLSIGFTGKAQGSASMVGVDISAVVGSETAEELPFDKITVIKPEQYVVV; encoded by the coding sequence aTGGTTGTATTAGCTGCATCAATTACCACTAGAAATGGTAAGCCTTTATTGTCGCGTCAATTCAGGGAATTGACCAAGGAGAGAACCATGGAATTGTTATCCAACTTCCAAGGTCTGGTTTCCAATATTTCCTCAGATCACACTTTTTTGGAGGATGAACACGTCAGGTACGTTTATAGACCCTTCGATAACTACTACATCATCTTGATTACGAATCGTCAGTCTAACATCATTCAGGATTTATCTACGTTGAACTTGTTCTCTTCCACTGTGAACTCATACTTGGCTAGTTATGATGAACTAGagatatttgataataGTTTCGAAATTTTGAGCTCTTTTGATGAGATCGTCACCATGGGTTACAAAGAGAACTTGAGCATATCTCAAGTTGAAACATACTTGGCCATGGAATCGCACGAGGAAAGAATCCAGGAGATTATTGAACGtaataaagaaattgaagcaACTGAGGAAAGAAAGCGTCGTGCAAAGGAAATTGCAAGAAAAGAGCAAGAGAGGAAGTTGGGAATCTATGGTGGAGAGTTTGAAACAGCTAACTTGGTTGCAAACAGCCAAAACAGGTTCATGGCTAGTAATGATCCAAATGTTGCTAATGCTTTGAATAGTTATTACAGCCACGCCTCTCCAGCTGCTCAACAGTCATACTCAAAGCAACAGCATCCACAATCTTTCCAAAACTTGGACAATGACGTTGCCTCTACTACTCGTGGTATGAAAGGTATGAAACTTGGAGGTGGTGCTCAGCCAGCTATGTCTAGGAAAATATCAACTCCATCAAGACCATCTCGTGGTCAAACAGCTGAgccagaagaagataaacCACAGAACAACGGTATTCTGATAACCATCAAAGAAACGATCAATGCCGAGATCACTAGAGATGGTGttatttcatcttctgagTTAAAGGGTGTTATGGAATTGCGCATTAACGATCCAGAACTAGCGCAGGCAAAAATCAAACTGGCTGATTCTATGGACGTCAAGGATCATTCCTACCAATTTAAAACACATCCAAACATTGACAAGAATGTGTTTACTAGCTCTAAAACCATTGGTCTCAGAGACAGCAGCAAGTCCTTCCCATCCAATGATAACAGTTTAGGTGTATTGAGGTGGCGTAAGGTCGGCCTTCCAGATGATAAGGCGTTGATACCGCTAGATGTATCAACTTGGGTATCTCCATCGAGTGACAACGATGGTCTGTTTGAAGTCACTATTGAATACGAATCTAGAAAGGACTTGGAAAACATCCTGTTTAAAGTTCCGGTGTATACAGAAAATGTTAAAATTAATGAGGACAGCGATGACAGTAATGCTGAGATTATTGCtatagatgatgaagaaggtatCACTATTAAGGTAGACAGTTGTCCAAACGGAAGTTCAGGTGTTGTAAGTTTGTTGGTTGAAGCCGAATTTGAAGATGCTCTGTTCCCATTATCTATCGGATTCACTGGAAAGGCTCAAGGATCAGCTAGTATGGTAGGTGTCGATATTTCCGCTGTAGTTGGTAGTGAAACTGCCGAAGAATTGCCATTTGACAAGATAACTGTTATAAAACCAGAACAGTATGTTGTtgtttaa
- the RTG2 gene encoding Rtg2p (CAGL0A04785g~Protein of unknown function), producing the protein MSVLSDSDTEAEVVSRNLCGVVDIGSNGIRFSISSKAQHHARIMPCVFKDRLGISLYEIQYESDTGKQIPIPDDIIDEIVSAMKRFKLICEDFGVPQSGVRVIATEATRLALNCDQFIDAIESSTGWDVELLSREEEEKIDVYGVVSSFYFVNGLYLDLGGGTVNLSWLQTVDGEIKRSSTSVALPYGASALTRRSNTEDRRALFLEIKEAFRKAVDEIQIPNDMIQEAKRTGGFTLMARGGGLRGMGHLLISQNPDYPVQTIINGYSCSYDEFDALTDYLFLKKRLPSNNKIFKVSEKRRSQLPAVALLMSAVFDVLPRITTIYFSEGGVREGTLYSILPREIRAQDPLLISTRPYAPLLADKYLQLLQTALPEHQIPEIVYQRVAPALCNLAFIHASYPKELQPTAALHVATRGIIAGCHGLSHRIRALIGIALCNRWGGNIPEPEEKYMKALEDVVLNDHNKIEARRAVWWTKYVGTIMYVICGVHPGGNIRDNVFNFAVLKKRPQQGQTTEQSSSHLKRSNSRTIDETLENQMESLSIQSGGNANREFEVVVRISKDDLKTSASVRSRIITLQKKIRKLSRGSPEKVRISVQFSDN; encoded by the coding sequence ATGTCGGTATTATCTGATAGCGATACTGAAGCTGAAGTGGTTTCGAGAAACCTATGTGGTGTAGTGGATATTGGGTCCAATGGTATCAGATTCAGTATCTCTTCGAAGGCTCAACACCATGCCAGAATAATGCCATGCGTCTTCAAGGACAGACTGGGAATTTCACTATATGAAATACAGTATGAATCAGACACAGGTAAACAGATACCCATCCCGGACGATATCATAGATGAAATCGTATCTGCCATGAAAAGATTCAAACTTATATGCGAGGACTTCGGTGTCCCCCAATCTGGTGTACGTGTGATCGCCACTGAGGCCACTAGGTTGGCTTTGAACTGTGACCAATTCATAGACGCTATAGAATCGAGTACAGGCTGGGATGTCGAGTTGCTgtcaagagaagaagaggaaaaaatCGATGTATATGGTGTGGTGTCAtccttttattttgttaatGGGCTTTACCTGGACCTTGGTGGTGGAACTGTCAATTTATCGTGGTTGCAAACGGTTGACGGCGAAATCAAACGCTCCTCAACGTCTGTAGCATTGCCATATGGGGCCAGTGCCTTAACCAGGAGGAGCAATACTGAAGATAGAAGAGCATTGTTTCTGGAAATCAAAGAAGCTTTTAGAAAAGCAGTTGACGAAATCCAAATTCCAAACGATATGATACAAGAAGCTAAAAGAACTGGCGGTTTTACACTAATGGCCAGAGGTGGTGGCCTAAGGGGCATGGGCCATTTACTAATTTCTCAGAACCCTGACTACCCAGTTCAAACAATTATCAATGGTTATTCTTGCTCATATGACGAATTCGATGCCCTGACAGATTATCTATTTCTAAAGAAGAGATTACCaagcaacaacaaaatattcaaaGTCTCTGAGAAACGTCGATCACAGTTACCTGCCGTTGCACTATTAATGAGCGCTGTATTTGATGTATTGCCTAGAATAACAACTATATATTTCAGTGAAGGTGGTGTTAGAGAAGGTACATTATATTCTATTTTGCCAAGAGAAATTAGGGCACAGGATCCTCTTTTGATTTCTACGAGACCTTACGCTCCTCTTTTGGCAGATAAATACCTTCAGTTGTTACAGACCGCTCTACCAGAACATCAGATACCTGAGATTGTTTATCAAAGAGTGGCGCCGGCGCTTTGTAACCTAGCATTTATACATGCATCCTACCCTAAAGAACTTCAACCAACTGCTGCCTTACATGTAGCAACTAGAGGTATAATTGCAGGTTGCCATGGCCTATCACACAGAATACGAGCACTTATAGGGATAGCACTATGTAACAGATGGGGAGGTAATATACCGGAACCTGAAGAAAAGTATATGAAGGCCTTAGAGGATGTGGTATTGAACGACCATAACAAAATAGAGGCTAGAAGAGCTGTGTGGTGGACGAAATATGTTGGCACAATTATGTATGTCATCTGTGGTGTACACCCAGGTGGTAACATCCGTGAcaatgttttcaattttgcTGTGCTCAAGAAGAGGCCTCAACAAGGGCAAACTACAGAACAATCATCATCACACTTGAAGAGATCCAACAGCAGGACGATCGATGAGACTTTAGAGAATCAGATGGAATCATTGTCAATTCAATCTGGGGGTAATGCCAATAGGGAATTTGAAGTAGTGGTTAGGATAAGTAAAGATGATTTGAAGACGAGTGCCTCTGTACGCTCAAGAATTATAACTttacagaagaagatacgAAAACTATCAAGAGGAAGTCCAGAAAAAGTACGGATATCTGTACAATTCTCAGATAATTAA